One Methanoculleus sp. 7T genomic window carries:
- a CDS encoding 5-formyltetrahydrofolate cyclo-ligase codes for MSQTKTALRLRAKEARSLLSPSQIAEYSAAIGRRLLDLLNGFETIMVYVSKVPEVDTGDLILDLNRRGVQVVVPIIERETCSLRLSYLPDPSVLVPSTFNVPEPLGHELPARPEDVQAVIIPMLAFDAKGDRLGYGAGYYDRFLCRYPHPIKIGIAFSCQQAESIPVEGNDVKMDYIVTENEIIRCSGRAAPQ; via the coding sequence ATGAGCCAGACTAAGACGGCCCTCCGCCTGCGGGCAAAGGAGGCCCGATCCCTTCTCTCACCTTCACAGATAGCCGAGTACAGTGCGGCCATCGGCCGAAGACTTCTCGACCTCCTGAACGGGTTCGAGACGATCATGGTCTACGTCTCAAAGGTCCCGGAGGTCGATACCGGGGACCTCATCCTCGACCTGAACCGGCGGGGTGTGCAGGTCGTCGTGCCCATCATCGAACGGGAGACCTGCAGCCTCCGTCTCTCCTACCTGCCCGACCCCTCGGTTCTCGTTCCGAGCACGTTCAACGTGCCCGAACCTCTGGGACACGAACTCCCGGCCCGGCCCGAGGACGTCCAAGCGGTCATCATACCGATGCTTGCCTTCGATGCCAAAGGAGACCGGCTCGGCTACGGCGCCGGGTATTACGACCGCTTCCTCTGCCGGTACCCGCATCCGATCAAGATCGGCATCGCGTTCTCCTGCCAGCAGGCGGAGAGCATTCCCGTCGAAGGGAACGACGTGAAGATGGATTACATCGTTACTGAAAATGAGATTATTCGATGTAGCGGGAGAGCGGCACCACAATAA
- a CDS encoding carboxymuconolactone decarboxylase family protein translates to MKPETEKLLNEFLAHADDLGDGVVEDVGEMLGVVPFIFSMLRDRPDVFALSAIADYRISRPESLDAKTAELIAVAAAAGAGADNCLKVHMGAALKEGASRDEIFDTLLIAAMIGKTKVLASSLRQLRDVCGEGQASKK, encoded by the coding sequence ATGAAACCCGAAACCGAAAAACTGCTCAACGAGTTCCTTGCCCATGCAGACGACCTCGGCGACGGCGTCGTGGAAGACGTCGGGGAGATGCTCGGCGTCGTGCCGTTCATCTTCTCCATGCTCCGGGACCGGCCCGACGTCTTCGCGCTCTCCGCCATCGCCGATTACCGGATATCCCGCCCGGAGTCCCTCGATGCAAAGACCGCGGAGCTGATCGCCGTTGCGGCGGCAGCCGGGGCGGGGGCGGACAACTGTCTGAAAGTCCACATGGGGGCCGCCCTGAAGGAAGGCGCATCCCGTGACGAGATCTTCGACACCCTCCTGATCGCCGCGATGATCGGGAAGACCAAGGTCCTTGCATCCTCTCTCCGCCAGCTCAGGGACGTCTGCGGCGAGGGGCAGGCATCGAAGAAGTAG